Proteins from one Primulina huaijiensis isolate GDHJ02 chromosome 18, ASM1229523v2, whole genome shotgun sequence genomic window:
- the LOC140964370 gene encoding uncharacterized protein isoform X2: MEGSFVSRARTAIHSAAAKAEKVFTDIKKPDSITHRDEQAPRESTPVFLQDADAPKDFHETKTQRVRPRPIKTKQDWHERLKNIGIGKKGPEDFEKPGNSTMAYAIFDENLYFMGEREFSPSNGSEEGIIPEGSNNAITDIIPSSAIVKQLAVAIETGISYNSMKDLLASSRGSSPIRERASLSFSAMKSLVLREKEDKWTSEFGADEKVISVVNALLNTEGSFSGRTFSGLEAQTAASLLKDIHGAPVESFVVKLSEAIGCLKTLRKMASFWSRVVDELRRLWYQGQYIPGIPLDDIPDLNSCLLYQQLQVINCCISRKRRYSAAIESLDSVTAQASSMAEESSASEGTLPLDPNIYARTKSGELVLRLGADKECENLTMLETGESVYSPVMQEPPLLTEDLIKETEEFVLRTGSLGAGCSQLLSDMQAFKAANPGCILEDFVRWHSPPDWMENYSSSDLIDTPGCGDVLSVKGQLSQRMQKEGNLWRELWETSKPVPAVRQSPLYDEDLAVEGILNYLDDVSPSEIFKQLFIAVLGSGLVIAEATLSTSPSLSNLFNECKKYLVATCQGKLWVEKLDDISQVYETMETMLLNQDEVIKITNLPEETAAGDLRNRFKKLGLIFGGKSRSSSKTPSKNNEEKNPLLQPFSIFSKKPPKPSASSSVDNHETIV; encoded by the exons ATGGAGGGATCATTCGTGTCCAGAGCCAGGACAGCCATTCATTCTGCGGCCGCTAAAGCGGAGAAAGTTTTCACGGATATTAAGAAACCCGATTCCATCACCCATCGAG ATGAGCAAGCGCCAAGAGAATCAACGCCCGTGTTCCTACAGGATGCTGATGCACCGAAG GATTTCCATGAAACAAAGACTCAAAGAGTGAGGCCTAGGCCTATAAAAACCAAGCAAGACTGGCATGAGAGATTGAAAAATATAGGAATAGGCAAAAAGGGACCTGAGGATTTTGAAAAGCCTGGTAATTCAACAATGGCATATGCCATTTTCGATGAAAATTTATACTTTATGGGTGAGAGAGAATTCTCTCCTTCCAAT GGTTCAGAAGAGGGAATTATACCCGAAGGTTCAAATAATGCAATCACGGATATCATACCATCTTCAGCCATTGTGAAACAGTTGGCTGTGGCAATTGA GACTGGTATAAGCTACAACTCCATGAAAGATCTCCTTGCCTCATCCAGAGGCTCATCACCAATCAGAGAGAGAGCGAGTTTGAGTTTTTCAGCGATGAAGTCACTTGTGCTACGTGAAAAGGAAGATAAGTGGACCAGTGAGTTTGGTGCGGATGAGAAAGTAATTTCTGTTGTAAATGCATTGCTTAACACAG AAGGAAGCTTTTCGGGGAGGACTTTTTCTGGTTTGGAAGCACAGACAGCTGCATCTTTACTTAAGGATATTCATGGTGCTCCTGTAGAAAGTTTTGTCGTTAAGCTCTCTGAAGCAATTGGCTGCTTAAAAACACTGCGAAAAATGGCATCTTTTTGGTCCAGGGTGGTTGATGAA CTGAGAAGACTTTGGTATCAAGGACAGTATATTCCTGGAATTCCACTAGACGATATCCCAGACCTGAATTCATGTCTTTTATATCAGCAGTTACAGGTCATTAACTGTTGCATTTCCAGAAAAAGACGCTATTCTGCTGCCATTGAATCATTAGACAGTGTCACAGCTCAAGCCAGTTCAATGGCTGAGGAATCTTCAGCTTCTGAAGGCACACTCCCCCTAGATCCGAATATTTATGCAAGAACTAAGTCCGGAGAACTTGTGCTTCGATTAGGAGCTGATAAAGAATGTGAAAATTTGACAATGCTCGAAACTGGGGAATCTGTGTATTCACCTGTGATGCAG GAACCGCCTTTGCTAACAGAAGACCTTATCAAGGAAACAGAGGAGTTTGTACTTCGAACTGGGAG TCTTGGAGCAGGATGCTCCCAACTTCTTTCAGACATGCAGGCCTTCAAG GCCGCGAATCCTGGTTGCATATTAGAAGATTTTGTTAGATGGCACTCTCCTCCTGATTGGATGGAAAATTATTCCAGCAGTGATTTGATTGATACCCCTGGTTGTGGTGATGTGTTGTCTGTCAAAGGACAACTTAGTCAGCGAATGCAAAAGGAAG GCAATTTGTGGCGTGAACTGTGGGAAACATCCAAACCTGTGCCAGCAGTGAGACAATCTCCTCTTTATGATGAGGATTTAGCCGT GGAAGGTATACTGAACTATCTGGATGATGTCTCACCTTCTGAGATTTTCAAGCAGCTCTTCATTGCTGTT TTGGGTTCGGGGCTAGTAATCGCTGAGGCCACTCTCTCTACAAGTCCCAGCTTGTCGAATTTGTTCAACGAGTGCAAGAAGTATTTGGTTGCAACTTGTCAAGGAAAATTATGGGTCGAGAAACTTGATGACATAAGCCAG GTTTATGAAACAATGGAGACAATGCTACTAAATCAAGACGAAGTTATTAAGATCACCAATCTGCCTGAAGAAACTGCGGCAGGTGACCTGAGAAACCGTTTCAAGAAGCTTGGCTTAATATTTGGTGGCAAAAGTAGGAGCTCGTCAAAAACTCCATCCAAAAATAACGAGGAGAAGAACCCTTTGCTCCAACCATTCTCAATATTTTCTAAGAAGCCCCCAAAGCCCAGTGCTTCTTCATCTGTCGACAATCATGAGACAATTGTATAA
- the LOC140964370 gene encoding uncharacterized protein isoform X1, which produces MEGSFVSRARTAIHSAAAKAEKVFTDIKKPDSITHRDLDEQAPRESTPVFLQDADAPKDFHETKTQRVRPRPIKTKQDWHERLKNIGIGKKGPEDFEKPGNSTMAYAIFDENLYFMGEREFSPSNGSEEGIIPEGSNNAITDIIPSSAIVKQLAVAIETGISYNSMKDLLASSRGSSPIRERASLSFSAMKSLVLREKEDKWTSEFGADEKVISVVNALLNTEGSFSGRTFSGLEAQTAASLLKDIHGAPVESFVVKLSEAIGCLKTLRKMASFWSRVVDELRRLWYQGQYIPGIPLDDIPDLNSCLLYQQLQVINCCISRKRRYSAAIESLDSVTAQASSMAEESSASEGTLPLDPNIYARTKSGELVLRLGADKECENLTMLETGESVYSPVMQEPPLLTEDLIKETEEFVLRTGSLGAGCSQLLSDMQAFKAANPGCILEDFVRWHSPPDWMENYSSSDLIDTPGCGDVLSVKGQLSQRMQKEGNLWRELWETSKPVPAVRQSPLYDEDLAVEGILNYLDDVSPSEIFKQLFIAVLGSGLVIAEATLSTSPSLSNLFNECKKYLVATCQGKLWVEKLDDISQVYETMETMLLNQDEVIKITNLPEETAAGDLRNRFKKLGLIFGGKSRSSSKTPSKNNEEKNPLLQPFSIFSKKPPKPSASSSVDNHETIV; this is translated from the exons ATGGAGGGATCATTCGTGTCCAGAGCCAGGACAGCCATTCATTCTGCGGCCGCTAAAGCGGAGAAAGTTTTCACGGATATTAAGAAACCCGATTCCATCACCCATCGAG ATTTAGATGAGCAAGCGCCAAGAGAATCAACGCCCGTGTTCCTACAGGATGCTGATGCACCGAAG GATTTCCATGAAACAAAGACTCAAAGAGTGAGGCCTAGGCCTATAAAAACCAAGCAAGACTGGCATGAGAGATTGAAAAATATAGGAATAGGCAAAAAGGGACCTGAGGATTTTGAAAAGCCTGGTAATTCAACAATGGCATATGCCATTTTCGATGAAAATTTATACTTTATGGGTGAGAGAGAATTCTCTCCTTCCAAT GGTTCAGAAGAGGGAATTATACCCGAAGGTTCAAATAATGCAATCACGGATATCATACCATCTTCAGCCATTGTGAAACAGTTGGCTGTGGCAATTGA GACTGGTATAAGCTACAACTCCATGAAAGATCTCCTTGCCTCATCCAGAGGCTCATCACCAATCAGAGAGAGAGCGAGTTTGAGTTTTTCAGCGATGAAGTCACTTGTGCTACGTGAAAAGGAAGATAAGTGGACCAGTGAGTTTGGTGCGGATGAGAAAGTAATTTCTGTTGTAAATGCATTGCTTAACACAG AAGGAAGCTTTTCGGGGAGGACTTTTTCTGGTTTGGAAGCACAGACAGCTGCATCTTTACTTAAGGATATTCATGGTGCTCCTGTAGAAAGTTTTGTCGTTAAGCTCTCTGAAGCAATTGGCTGCTTAAAAACACTGCGAAAAATGGCATCTTTTTGGTCCAGGGTGGTTGATGAA CTGAGAAGACTTTGGTATCAAGGACAGTATATTCCTGGAATTCCACTAGACGATATCCCAGACCTGAATTCATGTCTTTTATATCAGCAGTTACAGGTCATTAACTGTTGCATTTCCAGAAAAAGACGCTATTCTGCTGCCATTGAATCATTAGACAGTGTCACAGCTCAAGCCAGTTCAATGGCTGAGGAATCTTCAGCTTCTGAAGGCACACTCCCCCTAGATCCGAATATTTATGCAAGAACTAAGTCCGGAGAACTTGTGCTTCGATTAGGAGCTGATAAAGAATGTGAAAATTTGACAATGCTCGAAACTGGGGAATCTGTGTATTCACCTGTGATGCAG GAACCGCCTTTGCTAACAGAAGACCTTATCAAGGAAACAGAGGAGTTTGTACTTCGAACTGGGAG TCTTGGAGCAGGATGCTCCCAACTTCTTTCAGACATGCAGGCCTTCAAG GCCGCGAATCCTGGTTGCATATTAGAAGATTTTGTTAGATGGCACTCTCCTCCTGATTGGATGGAAAATTATTCCAGCAGTGATTTGATTGATACCCCTGGTTGTGGTGATGTGTTGTCTGTCAAAGGACAACTTAGTCAGCGAATGCAAAAGGAAG GCAATTTGTGGCGTGAACTGTGGGAAACATCCAAACCTGTGCCAGCAGTGAGACAATCTCCTCTTTATGATGAGGATTTAGCCGT GGAAGGTATACTGAACTATCTGGATGATGTCTCACCTTCTGAGATTTTCAAGCAGCTCTTCATTGCTGTT TTGGGTTCGGGGCTAGTAATCGCTGAGGCCACTCTCTCTACAAGTCCCAGCTTGTCGAATTTGTTCAACGAGTGCAAGAAGTATTTGGTTGCAACTTGTCAAGGAAAATTATGGGTCGAGAAACTTGATGACATAAGCCAG GTTTATGAAACAATGGAGACAATGCTACTAAATCAAGACGAAGTTATTAAGATCACCAATCTGCCTGAAGAAACTGCGGCAGGTGACCTGAGAAACCGTTTCAAGAAGCTTGGCTTAATATTTGGTGGCAAAAGTAGGAGCTCGTCAAAAACTCCATCCAAAAATAACGAGGAGAAGAACCCTTTGCTCCAACCATTCTCAATATTTTCTAAGAAGCCCCCAAAGCCCAGTGCTTCTTCATCTGTCGACAATCATGAGACAATTGTATAA